The Pirellulales bacterium genome has a segment encoding these proteins:
- a CDS encoding acyl-CoA dehydrogenase family protein — MSHSKTPESGSETFVETSLKLSGKSELEARSTGAMDRADEQLESFFEARYQTTASPIHRAVWDHNFPLELFQAGAPAKPTAACAQAMEESLSIVRRHIAAGTLLDHNGKLLPHVFAELGAAGYWGLLVEQEYGGQAAPMSVFMPYLVRMATVFSTLAGLGSVHGCVGAVDPLHGMGTSEQKERFLTRLANGDRISGFALTEPGAGSDMTALKTRAVLDGDAYVVNGEKLFITNALPGRIVALVCLIDNRPEVLLVDLPEENEHFQLVRYGLYALKHSYNNGLLFKNFRVPKENLLKPKFGNGLTVAYHGLNRGRVAVCANASGGLRVMLASILPWTRYRLTYGEAIDRRELVQGRVGRLAGMIVACDALVEWCSWLLDEGYRGEMECTIAKIFGSESQKEAAIEFLMKTHGGRSFLHGHLFGDNCHEYFAPCIYEGEGEMLAMAFFKSLVKQHGKTFFEPVGRVLAKLQVKEPNLTDLAHLKGLAPVLVPYAKWLVGERFGSRQLGALPKMPDALTAHARFAIDGLTHMAREISSSMRKHQLNLADRQCRMSELSLRVQNLVTMLVTALYAAKQTDELLQTAGDVACQDLRFKLTNERLSDAYFRTVTRLGAKIADGGFEPIAGIPPGEILKPYENASGK, encoded by the coding sequence ATGTCGCATAGCAAGACGCCCGAGTCGGGGTCCGAGACGTTCGTCGAGACGTCGCTGAAGCTCAGCGGCAAGAGCGAGCTGGAAGCCCGATCGACCGGCGCTATGGACCGAGCCGACGAGCAGCTCGAGTCGTTTTTCGAAGCCCGTTATCAGACCACGGCCAGCCCGATCCATCGCGCGGTGTGGGATCACAACTTCCCGCTCGAACTGTTTCAGGCGGGCGCGCCGGCCAAGCCCACGGCGGCCTGCGCGCAAGCGATGGAGGAGTCGCTGTCGATCGTCCGCCGGCACATCGCGGCGGGGACACTGTTGGACCATAACGGCAAGCTCCTGCCTCACGTCTTTGCCGAATTGGGGGCCGCCGGGTATTGGGGATTGCTCGTCGAGCAGGAATATGGCGGGCAGGCTGCGCCGATGTCGGTCTTCATGCCTTACTTAGTGCGCATGGCGACTGTGTTTTCCACCCTGGCCGGACTGGGAAGCGTGCATGGCTGCGTCGGCGCCGTCGATCCCCTGCACGGCATGGGCACGTCCGAGCAAAAAGAGCGTTTTCTGACTCGCCTGGCCAACGGCGATCGCATCTCGGGTTTTGCGCTGACCGAGCCTGGCGCCGGCTCGGACATGACCGCGCTCAAAACCCGCGCCGTGCTCGACGGTGACGCTTATGTCGTTAATGGCGAGAAGCTTTTCATTACCAACGCGCTACCCGGGCGTATCGTGGCGCTGGTCTGCCTGATTGATAACCGCCCGGAAGTGTTGCTGGTCGATTTGCCTGAGGAGAACGAACACTTCCAGTTGGTTCGTTATGGGCTATACGCCCTCAAGCATTCCTACAACAACGGGCTGCTATTCAAGAACTTCCGCGTGCCGAAGGAGAACTTGCTGAAGCCGAAATTCGGCAACGGGCTGACCGTGGCCTATCACGGTCTGAACCGCGGCCGGGTCGCAGTGTGCGCGAATGCCTCGGGCGGGTTGCGCGTCATGCTAGCCAGCATTCTTCCCTGGACTCGCTATCGGCTGACGTATGGCGAAGCAATCGATCGCCGCGAGCTTGTGCAAGGGCGCGTCGGCCGTCTGGCCGGCATGATCGTGGCCTGCGATGCGCTGGTCGAGTGGTGTTCGTGGCTATTGGACGAAGGCTATCGCGGCGAAATGGAATGCACGATTGCCAAGATATTTGGCAGTGAATCGCAGAAGGAAGCCGCGATCGAATTCCTGATGAAGACGCACGGCGGACGCTCGTTCTTGCATGGGCATCTCTTCGGTGACAACTGCCACGAGTATTTCGCCCCCTGCATTTACGAAGGCGAGGGGGAGATGCTGGCCATGGCCTTCTTCAAGTCATTGGTGAAACAGCACGGCAAAACGTTCTTCGAGCCGGTCGGCCGGGTTTTGGCAAAGCTGCAAGTCAAAGAGCCGAACCTGACCGATCTTGCCCATCTGAAGGGGCTGGCGCCGGTACTGGTGCCCTATGCCAAGTGGCTCGTCGGCGAACGTTTCGGCAGCCGACAGTTGGGGGCCTTGCCCAAAATGCCTGATGCCTTGACCGCGCATGCGCGATTCGCCATCGACGGCCTGACGCACATGGCCCGCGAGATCAGCAGCTCGATGCGCAAGCATCAACTGAATTTGGCGGATCGGCAATGCCGAATGTCCGAGCTTTCGCTCCGCGTGCAGAACCTGGTCACGATGCTGGTCACGGCTCTGTACGCGGCCAAGCAGACGGACGAGCTGCTGCAGACGGCCGGTGACGTGGCTTGCCAGGATCTGCGGTTCAAGCTGACGAACGAGCGCCTCAGTGACGCCTATTTCCGTACCGTGACCCGGCTGGGGGCCAAGATCGCCGACGGCGGGTTCGAGCCGATCGCCGGCATACCGCCCGGCGAAATTCTCAAGCCGTACGAAAACGCCTCTGGCAAATAA